AGCTTAGGATGATGAGCAACGTGTCAATATACACTAACGCTGAGGTGGAGGATGTGTCAGGGTATGTAGGCAACTTTGACGTTACTATTAAGGTGAATCCACGTTATTTTAAGGGCAAGTGTGACGAACAAGAGGTTGAGGAACTTAGAAGGGCATGTCCAAGGAAGACCCAGGATGAGTTTAGCTATGAGGTCTCCGAGAGGACTGCAATAATGCTTCCTCCGTTCAATGGCGCTTACCCTGAAATACCAGCGATAGATATTGCATTATGTGATAAATGCAGTTTGTGTACTAAGGTGTGTGATAAGATTGATTTCTCTCAGAAGCCGCAGACTGTTCATCTAAGAGTTGGCGCAATAATCGTAGCCACTGGGTTTAAACCATATAAGTCTCAAAAGGGTGAGTATGAGTATGGATCGCCTGACGTAATTACTCTCCAAGAGTTAGTGGGGATGATTAATAAATACGGTGATGTAATTATTAATGGTAAGAGACCGAGGAGTATAGCATTCATTTACTGCGTGGGAAGTAGGCAAAGGAGGGAGGAGGGCAAGAGTGTGAATGAGTACTGCTCTAGGTATTGCTGTATAGCCGCGCTAGATGTCGCGGTAGCTATTAAGGAGCTTTTGAAGGATGTTAAGATATATCATATAGTTAGGGATGTTAGGTCTTACGGTATAAATGAGTTATTGTATGAGGAAACGAGTAGGCAGGGGCAGGTTTTCGTAAAGTATGATGTTGATGAAGGTGAACCACAGATCGCATATGTTAATGATAAGCCTATTGTTAAGGTTAAGGATGTTTTAACTGAACACATGGAAATAGAGTTACCTGTTGATTTAGTAGTCCTTGTTACGGGCATGGAACCATCAGATGGTACAGTGAATATTGCAGAGAAAATGAAAATATCTAAAGGCACTGATGGATTTCTCCAGGAGATTCATCCTAAACTTAGGCCTGTGGAGACAATGCTAAATGGAATATTTATTGCAGGCACTGCGCAGGCACCACGTGGTATTAGTGAAACCTTAGCGTCCGCATCAGCAGCTGCGGCGAAAGCTATGTCACTTGTCCTGAAGGGATACACTGAGTTGGAACCATTTGTTGCTTTTGTTGACCAGGATAAATGTAAGGGTTCTGGATTATGCATAAGCGAATGCCCATATGGTGCTATCGTAATTAAGGATTATGCAGGTGGTAAGAAGGCGTGGGTAAATGAAGCGCTTTGTAAGGGTTGCGGGGCTTGTGCGGCCGTGTGCCCAAGTGGTGCCATTCAACTTAAGGGTCTTAGAAACGTGCAGATTGAGGATATGATAAAGGCGGCAGGTGGTTTCTATGTCTAGGAGAGAGCTTACGATAGATAAATTAAAGAAGGAGATGGGGATTCAGCCACCTAAGGAGCTTACGGAGTACGTTAGGGAAGTAACGACTATAAGAAGTAAAATAATTAATTGCCTAAGAAAGTATGGGGAATTAACAGTCAAGGATATTTCCCTAAAGATGAGTATACCAGAGAATGTAGTCCTCTGGCACCTTATGACAATGTTCAAGTACGGCTTGATTGAACCAACCGAAAAGACTGATGATGGTTATTACAGGTATAGACTGAAGGGTGAGACTCATGGCTAAGGTAAATCCTAAATTAATAAATGAGTTGAAGGAGCTTGGGGCATTCGATATATCGGCTTGCTATAGTTGTGGCATTTGTACAGTAACCTGTCCCTTAGTCCA
The sequence above is a segment of the Caldivirga sp. genome. Coding sequences within it:
- a CDS encoding CoB--CoM heterodisulfide reductase iron-sulfur subunit A family protein, producing the protein MERNNKIRIGVYVCHCGGNISDVVNVKRVVEEVRKEKDVVIAKDFMFMCSEAGQKLIEDDVRSGRVNAVVVASCSPRLHEATFKAAIARAGGNPYMYYHVDIREECSWVHENDKEEATNKAIRQVRMAIAYLRHAEPLSKVRVRCEQSVLVIGGGIAGLRAALDLAESGITVHLVERTPFLGGNAAKIGKIKVFPYEKTAIEIVRELTQKLRMMSNVSIYTNAEVEDVSGYVGNFDVTIKVNPRYFKGKCDEQEVEELRRACPRKTQDEFSYEVSERTAIMLPPFNGAYPEIPAIDIALCDKCSLCTKVCDKIDFSQKPQTVHLRVGAIIVATGFKPYKSQKGEYEYGSPDVITLQELVGMINKYGDVIINGKRPRSIAFIYCVGSRQRREEGKSVNEYCSRYCCIAALDVAVAIKELLKDVKIYHIVRDVRSYGINELLYEETSRQGQVFVKYDVDEGEPQIAYVNDKPIVKVKDVLTEHMEIELPVDLVVLVTGMEPSDGTVNIAEKMKISKGTDGFLQEIHPKLRPVETMLNGIFIAGTAQAPRGISETLASASAAAAKAMSLVLKGYTELEPFVAFVDQDKCKGSGLCISECPYGAIVIKDYAGGKKAWVNEALCKGCGACAAVCPSGAIQLKGLRNVQIEDMIKAAGGFYV